In Desulfonatronum thioautotrophicum, a genomic segment contains:
- a CDS encoding ABC transporter permease subunit produces the protein MAVNGSAPLPRGRRPRDLEPLFKVLVAAAIAVPLLVFVLYPLVHILGRSFQTPDGLGLANYAAVMGTQRFMRLVYNSFEVTVVTTVITVVLAYGFAFAVQRTCMPLKNLFRLIALIPLFAPSLVQAQGLVLMLGRNGLVNRTLGTDFSIYGYWGIVISSVLYVFPYAFLIFSASLALADNRLYESSRILGAGPLRTFWTVTLPSTRFALIASTFVVFTLVITDFGNPMVVGGDYSVLATEVYNQVIGQANFELGTVIGMVLLAPVAVAVAFEKWINRRSHAQISEGSQPLSVRPNPLRDRVFTAYSALICLAILSVVGIVIFASFTHLWPYRMEFSLRHYRFDVQGGIQPLWNSITIGLMAAGVGVMAAGLAAYVTEKFRTVLDSPLYFLCIVPAAVPGMVLGLGYILAFNAPGNPIYPLYGTLFLIAICNVYYYHAQGFLIASTSMKQISHTFDEASSTLGATFLRTMRKVTLPLMWPTLVGVAVFFFMRSMVTLSAVIFLITPSTQVAAVSVLFLEDRGAVNQAAAFSVCIMAVVVAVLIVARVVLNFFGHRHISLIR, from the coding sequence ATGGCGGTGAACGGTTCGGCTCCCTTACCCCGCGGCCGCCGGCCCCGCGACCTGGAGCCGCTGTTCAAGGTGCTGGTGGCAGCGGCCATTGCCGTGCCGCTGCTGGTCTTCGTGCTCTATCCGCTGGTGCACATCCTGGGGCGCAGCTTCCAGACCCCGGACGGCCTTGGTCTGGCCAACTATGCCGCGGTCATGGGCACGCAGCGGTTCATGCGGCTCGTCTACAACAGCTTCGAGGTTACCGTGGTGACCACGGTGATCACCGTGGTCCTGGCCTACGGCTTTGCCTTTGCCGTGCAGCGGACCTGCATGCCCTTGAAGAATCTCTTCCGGTTGATCGCCCTGATCCCCCTGTTCGCTCCTTCCCTGGTCCAAGCCCAGGGGTTGGTGTTGATGCTCGGGCGCAACGGTCTGGTCAACCGGACCCTGGGAACGGACTTCTCGATCTATGGCTACTGGGGCATCGTGATTTCCAGTGTCCTGTATGTTTTCCCGTATGCATTCCTGATTTTTTCCGCCTCGTTGGCCCTGGCCGACAACCGGCTTTATGAATCATCGCGCATCCTGGGTGCCGGTCCGCTGCGCACCTTCTGGACCGTGACCCTGCCTTCCACCCGCTTCGCCCTGATCGCCTCCACCTTCGTGGTCTTCACCCTGGTGATCACGGATTTCGGGAATCCCATGGTTGTTGGCGGGGATTACAGTGTCCTGGCCACGGAGGTGTACAACCAGGTCATCGGCCAGGCCAATTTTGAACTGGGCACGGTCATTGGGATGGTCTTGCTGGCGCCTGTGGCCGTGGCCGTGGCCTTTGAGAAATGGATCAACCGGCGAAGTCATGCCCAGATCTCCGAGGGCTCCCAACCGCTGAGCGTCCGGCCGAATCCGCTACGCGACAGGGTGTTCACCGCATACTCCGCGTTGATCTGCCTGGCCATTCTCAGCGTGGTGGGCATCGTGATTTTCGCCAGTTTTACCCATCTCTGGCCGTACCGCATGGAATTTTCCCTGCGCCATTACCGCTTCGACGTCCAGGGCGGGATTCAGCCCTTGTGGAACAGCATTACCATCGGCCTGATGGCCGCGGGAGTCGGGGTCATGGCCGCCGGGCTGGCGGCGTATGTCACGGAAAAATTTCGGACCGTTCTGGACTCCCCGCTGTATTTCCTGTGCATCGTTCCGGCGGCTGTTCCGGGCATGGTCCTGGGACTGGGCTATATCCTGGCCTTCAATGCTCCGGGCAACCCCATCTATCCGCTCTACGGGACGCTTTTTCTGATCGCCATCTGCAATGTCTACTACTACCACGCCCAGGGATTCCTGATCGCCTCCACGAGCATGAAGCAGATCAGCCATACCTTTGACGAGGCCTCCTCCACACTGGGGGCGACGTTCCTGCGCACCATGCGCAAGGTGACCCTGCCCTTGATGTGGCCGACGCTGGTGGGGGTGGCGGTGTTCTTCTTCATGCGCAGCATGGTCACCCTGTCCGCTGTGATCTTTCTGATCACCCCGTCCACACAGGTGGCCGCGGTGTCCGTTCTGTTTCTGGAGGATCGGGGGGCCGTCAATCAGGCAGCCGCCTTTTCCGTGTGCATCATGGCCGTGGTCGTCGCCGTGCTGATAGTGGCCCGTGTGGTCCTGAATTTTTTCGGGCACCGGCACATCTCGCTGATCCGTTGA
- the phnX gene encoding phosphonoacetaldehyde hydrolase: MQRTRKAMEQFDDLRLDVGTPRKPYAGLVRAVVLDWSGTAVDYGCLGPTVAFQEAFAAFDVAVDIQEVREFMGLKKIDHLRALTRHEAVTARWRQVHGRNPDESDVQAVYARTESVMLDRIADFAEPIPGLLDLIGALRARGVRIGSSTGYTRPMLEKLMTAAAGYGYRPDVAICSTDVPAGRPFPFMCYATAIALETYPLSSMVKIGDTLIDIEEGLNAGMWTIGLTMSGNELGLSRKQAESLNAQELSTRLEVIADRFRKAGAHYTARGIWEILPLIEAIDARLDRGERPR, encoded by the coding sequence ATGCAACGCACCCGCAAAGCCATGGAGCAGTTCGACGACCTGCGACTGGACGTCGGTACCCCTAGGAAACCCTATGCCGGGCTGGTCCGGGCCGTTGTCCTGGATTGGTCCGGGACAGCGGTGGACTATGGTTGCCTCGGGCCCACGGTCGCATTCCAGGAAGCCTTTGCCGCCTTTGACGTGGCCGTGGACATCCAGGAGGTTCGGGAGTTCATGGGCTTGAAAAAGATCGATCATTTGCGGGCCCTGACCCGCCATGAGGCCGTAACGGCCAGATGGCGGCAAGTCCATGGCCGCAATCCGGACGAATCCGATGTTCAGGCCGTCTATGCCCGGACGGAATCCGTGATGCTGGACCGGATCGCCGATTTCGCGGAACCCATCCCCGGACTGCTGGACCTGATCGGCGCCTTGCGGGCTCGGGGGGTGCGCATCGGTTCATCCACCGGGTATACCAGGCCGATGCTGGAAAAATTGATGACCGCGGCCGCGGGATACGGCTATCGTCCCGACGTGGCCATCTGCTCCACCGACGTCCCCGCCGGACGGCCCTTCCCCTTTATGTGCTATGCCACGGCCATTGCCCTGGAAACCTATCCGCTCTCATCAATGGTCAAAATCGGCGATACACTGATTGATATCGAGGAAGGACTCAACGCCGGAATGTGGACCATCGGCCTGACCATGTCCGGCAACGAACTGGGTTTGTCCCGGAAACAGGCCGAGTCCCTCAACGCTCAGGAGTTGTCGACCCGCCTGGAAGTGATCGCGGATCGTTTCCGCAAGGCGGGCGCCCACTATACGGCCCGGGGGATCTGGGAAATCCTGCCACTGATCGAGGCCATTGATGCCCGTCTGGATCGGGGAGAACGTCCACGATGA
- a CDS encoding HAD family hydrolase: MIRTPNEEALFPDSKASVLTRRLRALRGVLFDKDGTLFDFHASWRPVMERAARIAAGGHPALAAALLQAGGYDSSSKTFQADSIIAAGHTGQLAEIWHSLGAVMDRDSLQRRLDTLFSEEGPRDAVPVTDLPSLFTRLAERGLALGIATNDGQEAAQATVRRFGLEEMLCFVAGYDSGHGSKPEPGMALAFCQTTGLSPHQVAMIGDNDHDMTSARVANLGVCIGVLSGTGDRSTLQDKADVVLEDIAGLLNLLETAHV; this comes from the coding sequence ATGATTCGGACACCGAATGAGGAAGCCTTGTTCCCGGACTCAAAGGCAAGCGTATTGACGCGAAGACTGCGCGCACTGCGTGGCGTGCTCTTTGACAAGGACGGCACCCTGTTTGATTTCCACGCCAGTTGGCGCCCGGTGATGGAGCGCGCCGCGCGGATTGCCGCCGGGGGACATCCGGCTTTGGCCGCGGCCTTGCTGCAGGCCGGAGGCTATGATTCCAGCAGCAAAACCTTCCAGGCCGACTCCATCATCGCCGCCGGACATACCGGACAACTGGCCGAGATCTGGCACTCGCTGGGTGCGGTGATGGACAGAGACTCGCTCCAGCGCCGACTGGACACGCTGTTCAGCGAGGAAGGTCCCCGCGATGCTGTACCGGTTACCGACCTGCCCAGTTTGTTCACCCGTCTGGCGGAACGCGGCCTGGCTCTGGGCATTGCCACCAATGACGGCCAGGAAGCGGCCCAGGCCACGGTGCGCCGCTTCGGCCTGGAAGAAATGCTCTGTTTCGTGGCCGGTTACGACAGCGGCCACGGTTCCAAGCCGGAACCGGGCATGGCCCTGGCCTTTTGCCAGACCACAGGCCTGTCGCCCCATCAAGTGGCCATGATCGGCGACAACGATCACGACATGACCTCGGCCCGGGTCGCGAACCTGGGTGTTTGCATCGGCGTGCTTAGTGGAACAGGCGACAGATCCACCTTGCAGGACAAGGCGGACGTGGTCCTGGAGGACATCGCCGGGTTGCTGAACCTACTGGAAACGGCCCACGTCTGA
- a CDS encoding ABC transporter ATP-binding protein: protein MTVTGKPVALAHVSKLFGDARAVDDVTFTAQAGKITTLLGPSGCGKTTTLRLIGGFHEADVGEIRIGDTRVNELPAHARSSRTVFQSYALFPHMTVFENVAFGLRATSVPRGDISRRVERALGKVGLEDLGQRQPGRLSGGQQQRVAFARALVTEPEVLLLDEPLSNLDAKLRIQMRREIRYLQQELGITTIYVTHDQEEAMSLSDHVIVMHNGRIEQQGAPHDIYEKPATRFVADFIGISNFVPAVILHVDEDKLRVAALGLELNLPRPPARDFSPGDEATLVVRPEHLCCVQAGSEAKPATSQACTGILEGLVEDVHYLGAMAAYFIVLSGNIPVIVHHPAPMGATLRQPGETIRLGLDLDRIYIVAE, encoded by the coding sequence ATGACCGTGACGGGCAAGCCCGTGGCCTTGGCCCACGTCAGCAAGCTGTTCGGTGACGCCCGGGCCGTGGACGACGTGACCTTCACCGCCCAGGCCGGCAAGATCACCACTCTGCTGGGACCCAGCGGTTGCGGCAAAACCACGACCCTGCGGTTGATCGGCGGCTTTCACGAGGCAGATGTCGGGGAAATCCGCATCGGCGATACACGGGTCAACGAGTTGCCGGCTCATGCCCGCTCCTCACGGACGGTTTTCCAATCCTATGCCCTGTTCCCGCATATGACCGTGTTTGAAAACGTGGCCTTTGGCCTGCGGGCCACCAGCGTTCCCCGTGGTGACATTTCCCGACGGGTAGAGCGGGCCTTGGGCAAGGTCGGGCTGGAGGACCTGGGGCAGCGCCAGCCCGGTCGACTTTCCGGCGGCCAGCAACAGCGCGTGGCCTTTGCCCGAGCATTGGTCACCGAACCGGAAGTCCTCCTCCTGGATGAGCCCCTCTCCAACCTGGACGCCAAGCTGCGCATCCAGATGCGCCGGGAAATACGCTACCTCCAGCAGGAACTGGGCATCACCACCATCTACGTGACCCACGACCAGGAAGAGGCCATGAGCCTCTCCGATCATGTGATCGTCATGCACAACGGTCGGATAGAGCAGCAGGGAGCGCCCCACGATATCTACGAGAAACCGGCAACCCGTTTCGTGGCCGACTTCATCGGAATTTCCAACTTTGTTCCCGCCGTGATTCTCCACGTTGATGAGGACAAACTCCGGGTTGCGGCCTTGGGACTGGAATTGAACCTGCCCCGCCCTCCGGCCCGGGATTTCTCTCCCGGAGACGAGGCCACCCTGGTGGTCCGTCCCGAACACCTTTGTTGCGTTCAGGCCGGCTCTGAGGCCAAACCCGCGACCAGCCAGGCCTGCACCGGCATTCTGGAGGGTCTGGTCGAGGACGTTCACTATCTGGGAGCCATGGCCGCCTATTTTATTGTCCTGTCCGGGAACATCCCGGTGATCGTCCACCATCCGGCTCCCATGGGCGCAACCTTGCGCCAGCCTGGTGAGACGATTCGCCTGGGACTGGATTTGGACCGCATCTATATAGTCGCCGAGTAG
- a CDS encoding ABC transporter substrate-binding protein has protein sequence MTMLGSFALRCMLACAVVCCAMLGFSPSQAHANEITVYTSYEEDEAAAFLAAMQRDLPDLRVNMLRLSTGDLHARMLAEAANPRHDVIWGWAVTNMVDPRILAMLEPYEPQGIERVPARFRDPEGRWFAKTGYMAAFCVNNEVLQRRNLPMPTSWADLLKPEFQGEVVMPNPASSGTGYLQIASILQMKGEDAGWDFLRELDRNIAQYIKSGSRPCNVASAGEFAVGASFALRAIKNIDEGYPITMVIPAEGAGNELEATGLMRSSRNKEAAKRFIDWTLSEAAVEEYYKWKEIVTVSGGTMPESFVKAGLPEDIGSVMVDMDFDWSAANRDRILRQWQDELER, from the coding sequence ATGACGATGCTGGGCTCTTTCGCTTTACGGTGCATGTTGGCCTGCGCCGTGGTCTGCTGTGCCATGTTAGGCTTTTCACCATCGCAGGCTCACGCCAATGAAATTACCGTGTACACCTCTTACGAGGAGGATGAGGCCGCGGCATTTTTGGCGGCCATGCAGCGCGATCTTCCGGACCTGCGGGTGAACATGCTGCGTCTGTCCACCGGGGATCTGCATGCCCGAATGTTGGCCGAGGCGGCCAACCCCCGACATGACGTGATCTGGGGCTGGGCTGTGACCAACATGGTCGACCCTCGGATTCTGGCAATGCTGGAGCCCTACGAGCCCCAGGGGATTGAGCGTGTTCCGGCCCGTTTCCGCGACCCTGAAGGGCGCTGGTTCGCCAAGACCGGATACATGGCTGCGTTCTGCGTGAACAACGAGGTGCTGCAACGCCGGAACCTGCCCATGCCCACCTCCTGGGCGGATCTGCTCAAGCCGGAGTTCCAAGGCGAGGTGGTCATGCCCAATCCGGCCAGTTCCGGCACAGGGTATCTGCAGATCGCCTCGATTTTGCAAATGAAGGGAGAGGATGCCGGTTGGGACTTTCTTCGTGAACTGGACAGGAACATCGCCCAGTATATCAAGAGCGGATCGCGACCCTGCAACGTGGCCAGCGCCGGCGAGTTCGCCGTGGGAGCCTCCTTTGCCCTGCGAGCCATCAAGAACATCGACGAAGGCTACCCCATCACCATGGTCATCCCCGCGGAGGGAGCCGGCAACGAACTGGAAGCCACCGGCCTGATGCGCTCCTCCCGGAACAAGGAGGCGGCCAAGCGGTTCATCGACTGGACGCTCTCCGAAGCGGCCGTGGAGGAGTACTACAAGTGGAAGGAGATCGTCACGGTCAGTGGCGGAACCATGCCGGAATCCTTCGTCAAGGCCGGTCTGCCCGAGGATATCGGTTCGGTGATGGTGGACATGGATTTTGACTGGTCCGCGGCCAACCGGGATCGTATCCTCAGGCAATGGCAGGACGAGTTGGAACGCTAA
- a CDS encoding ABC transporter ATP-binding protein, with translation MALDIQNVTKRFGELKALDDVSISIANGSLVCFLGPSGCGKTTLLRVVAGLELHDQGKLVLDGQDLSLVPARNRNFGVVFQSYSLFPNMTIAANVAYGLECRNWPRKEIALRVEEMLSLVHLNDQARKYPHQLSGGQQQRIALARALAPKPALLLLDEPLSALDAKVREELRVEIRTLQQRLGITTIMVTHDQEEALTMADNVVVMRDGRVMQSGTPMDLYRRPSNRFVAEFIGRMNIVPADMGLPFPENGRPAGSHPLVLGIRPEDIQLLAEEDALCLLQATVDQVTRLGNLTRVRLRISENGASAREVRMMAEIQGMGEGLEVGMNRCISVAGESVRVLEWR, from the coding sequence ATGGCGTTGGATATACAGAATGTGACCAAACGGTTCGGTGAGTTGAAGGCCCTGGATGACGTGTCCATCTCCATTGCCAACGGCTCTTTGGTCTGCTTTCTCGGCCCTTCCGGCTGCGGCAAGACGACCCTGCTGCGCGTTGTCGCGGGATTGGAACTGCATGACCAGGGCAAACTGGTCCTTGATGGTCAGGATCTGTCCCTGGTTCCGGCCCGCAACCGAAATTTCGGCGTCGTATTCCAGTCCTATTCCCTGTTTCCGAACATGACCATCGCGGCCAACGTGGCCTACGGTCTGGAATGCCGCAACTGGCCCCGCAAGGAAATCGCCTTGCGGGTGGAGGAGATGCTCAGCCTGGTGCATCTCAATGATCAGGCCCGCAAGTATCCGCATCAGCTTTCCGGAGGGCAGCAACAGCGTATTGCCCTGGCCAGGGCCTTGGCTCCCAAGCCGGCGTTGCTGTTGCTGGACGAGCCCCTTTCTGCCCTGGACGCCAAGGTTCGCGAGGAGTTGCGCGTGGAAATCCGCACGCTCCAGCAGCGTCTGGGGATCACCACGATCATGGTCACCCACGACCAGGAAGAGGCCCTGACCATGGCCGACAATGTCGTGGTCATGCGTGATGGCCGGGTGATGCAGTCGGGTACGCCCATGGATCTCTATCGACGACCGAGCAATCGTTTTGTGGCCGAGTTCATCGGCCGGATGAACATCGTTCCGGCGGATATGGGGCTTCCCTTCCCGGAGAATGGCCGACCGGCCGGCAGCCATCCCCTGGTTCTGGGCATCCGCCCTGAGGATATCCAGCTTTTGGCCGAAGAGGACGCCCTGTGTCTGCTTCAGGCCACGGTTGATCAGGTCACGCGTCTGGGGAACCTGACGCGGGTACGCCTGCGGATATCAGAAAATGGCGCATCCGCGCGGGAGGTGCGCATGATGGCCGAGATCCAGGGCATGGGTGAGGGCCTGGAAGTGGGAATGAACCGCTGCATCAGCGTGGCCGGAGAATCGGTACGGGTTCTGGAATGGCGGTGA